A genomic window from Indicator indicator isolate 239-I01 chromosome 10, UM_Iind_1.1, whole genome shotgun sequence includes:
- the PTBP2 gene encoding polypyrimidine tract-binding protein 2 isoform X4, translated as MDGAPSRVLHIRKLPGEVTETEVIALGLPFGKVTNILMLKGKNQAFLELATEEAAITMVNYYSAVTPHLRNQPIYIQYSNHKELKTDNTLNQRAQAVLQAVTAVQATNAPISGTTVSESAVTPAQSPVLRIIIDNMYYPVTLDVLHQIFSKFGAVLKIITFTKNNQFQALLQYGDPVNAQQAKLALDGQNIYNACCTLRIDFSKLVNLNVKYNNDKSRDYTRPDLPSGDGQPALDPAIAAAFAKETSLLAVPGALSPLAIPNAAAAAAAAAAGRVGMPGVSAGGNTVLLVSNLNEEMVTPQSLFTLFGVYGDVQRVKILYNKKDSALIQMADGNQSQLAMSHLNGQKMYGKIIRVTLSKHQTVQLPREGLDDQGLTKDFGNSPLHRFKKPGSKNFQNIFPPSATLHLSNIPPSVAEEDLRTLFANTGGTVKAFKFFQDHKMALLQMSTVEEAIQALIDLHNYNLGENHHLRVSFSKSTI; from the exons ATGGATGGGGCTCCTTCTCGTGTTCTTCATATCAGGAAATTGCCTGGGGAAGTGACAGAGACAGAAGTTATTGCTTTAGGTTTACCTTTTGGTAAGGTAACCAACATCCTGATgctaaaagggaaaaatcag GCCTTCTTGGAACTTGCTACAGAAGAAGCAGCTATCACTATGGTCAATTACTACTCTGCAGTCACACCTCATCTTCGTAACCAACCTATCTATATCCAGTATTCCAATCATAAGGAACTAAAGACTGATAACACGCTTAACCAG cgGGCTCAGGCTGTTCTTCAAGCAGTGACAGCTGTGCAGGCAACGAATGCTCCCATCAGTGGGACCACTGTTAGTGAGAGTGCAGTGACTCCAGCTCAGAGTCCAGTCCTTAGAATAATTATTGACAATATGTACTATCCAGTAACCCTGGATGTTCTTCATCAG ATATTCTCTAAATTTGGTGCTGTATTGAAGATAATCACATTCACGAAGAATAACCAGTTCCAAGCTTTACTGCAGTATGGAGATCCAGTAAATGCACAGCAAGCAAAACTA GCCTTAGATGGTCAAAATATTTACAATGCTTGCTGTACCCTGCGGATTGACTTTTCCAAACTGGTGAATCTGAATGTCAAGTACAACAACGATAAAAGCAGGGACTACACTCGGCCTGATCTTCCCTCCGGTGACGGACagccagcactggacccagctATTGCTGCAGCATTTGCCAAGGAGACCTCTCTTCTAG CTGTTCCAGGAGCTCTGAGTCCTTTGGCTAttccaaatgctgctgctgcagctgcagctgctgctgctggccgtGTGGGAATGCCTGGAGTTTCAGCTGGTGGCAACACAGTCCTCCTGGTCAGCAATTTAAATGAAGAG ATGGTTACGCCCCAAAGTCTGTTTACCCTCTTCG GTGTTTATGGTGATGTGCAGCGTGTGAAGATTTTGTACAATAAGAAAGACAGTGCTCTTATACAGATGGCTGATGGAAACCAGTCACAGCTGG CCATGAGCCATCTGAACGGGCAAAAGATGTATGGGAAGATTATCCGGGTTACCCTTTCTAAACACCAGACAGTACAACTACCTCGGGAGGGGCTTGACGACCAAGGACTGACAAAAGATTTTGGTAATTCACCTCTGCATCGCTTCAAAAAGCCAGGCTCAAAAAACTTTCAGAACATATTCCCTCCTTCTGCAACGCTTCACCTCTCCAATATTCC ACCATCGGTAGCAGAAGAGGATCTCCGCACACTGTTTGCTAACACTGGAGGCACTGTGAAAGCATTTAAATTTTTCCA AGATCACAAGATGGCTCTTCTTCAGATGTCAACAGTGGAAGAAGCTATTCAGGCTTTGATTGATCTTCACAATTACAATCTGGGAGAAAATCACCATCTGAGAGTTTCTTTCTCAAAGTCAACTATTTAA
- the PTBP2 gene encoding polypyrimidine tract-binding protein 2 isoform X5: MDGAPSRVLHIRKLPGEVTETEVIALGLPFGKVTNILMLKGKNQAFLELATEEAAITMVNYYSAVTPHLRNQPIYIQYSNHKELKTDNTLNQRAQAVLQAVTAVQATNAPISGTTVSESAVTPAQSPVLRIIIDNMYYPVTLDVLHQIFSKFGAVLKIITFTKNNQFQALLQYGDPVNAQQAKLALDGQNIYNACCTLRIDFSKLVNLNVKYNNDKSRDYTRPDLPSGDGQPALDPAIAAAFAKETSLLGLPVAAVPGALSPLAIPNAAAAAAAAAAGRVGMPGVSAGGNTVLLVSNLNEEMVTPQSLFTLFGVYGDVQRVKILYNKKDSALIQMADGNQSQLAMSHLNGQKMYGKIIRVTLSKHQTVQLPREGLDDQGLTKDFGNSPLHRFKKPGSKNFQNIFPPSATLHLSNIPPSVAEEDLRTLFANTGGTVKAFKFFQRDHKMALLQMSTVEEAIQALIDLHNYNLGENHHLRVSFSKSTI; this comes from the exons ATGGATGGGGCTCCTTCTCGTGTTCTTCATATCAGGAAATTGCCTGGGGAAGTGACAGAGACAGAAGTTATTGCTTTAGGTTTACCTTTTGGTAAGGTAACCAACATCCTGATgctaaaagggaaaaatcag GCCTTCTTGGAACTTGCTACAGAAGAAGCAGCTATCACTATGGTCAATTACTACTCTGCAGTCACACCTCATCTTCGTAACCAACCTATCTATATCCAGTATTCCAATCATAAGGAACTAAAGACTGATAACACGCTTAACCAG cgGGCTCAGGCTGTTCTTCAAGCAGTGACAGCTGTGCAGGCAACGAATGCTCCCATCAGTGGGACCACTGTTAGTGAGAGTGCAGTGACTCCAGCTCAGAGTCCAGTCCTTAGAATAATTATTGACAATATGTACTATCCAGTAACCCTGGATGTTCTTCATCAG ATATTCTCTAAATTTGGTGCTGTATTGAAGATAATCACATTCACGAAGAATAACCAGTTCCAAGCTTTACTGCAGTATGGAGATCCAGTAAATGCACAGCAAGCAAAACTA GCCTTAGATGGTCAAAATATTTACAATGCTTGCTGTACCCTGCGGATTGACTTTTCCAAACTGGTGAATCTGAATGTCAAGTACAACAACGATAAAAGCAGGGACTACACTCGGCCTGATCTTCCCTCCGGTGACGGACagccagcactggacccagctATTGCTGCAGCATTTGCCAAGGAGACCTCTCTTCTAG ggCTTCCTGTTGCAGCTGTTCCAGGAGCTCTGAGTCCTTTGGCTAttccaaatgctgctgctgcagctgcagctgctgctgctggccgtGTGGGAATGCCTGGAGTTTCAGCTGGTGGCAACACAGTCCTCCTGGTCAGCAATTTAAATGAAGAG ATGGTTACGCCCCAAAGTCTGTTTACCCTCTTCG GTGTTTATGGTGATGTGCAGCGTGTGAAGATTTTGTACAATAAGAAAGACAGTGCTCTTATACAGATGGCTGATGGAAACCAGTCACAGCTGG CCATGAGCCATCTGAACGGGCAAAAGATGTATGGGAAGATTATCCGGGTTACCCTTTCTAAACACCAGACAGTACAACTACCTCGGGAGGGGCTTGACGACCAAGGACTGACAAAAGATTTTGGTAATTCACCTCTGCATCGCTTCAAAAAGCCAGGCTCAAAAAACTTTCAGAACATATTCCCTCCTTCTGCAACGCTTCACCTCTCCAATATTCC ACCATCGGTAGCAGAAGAGGATCTCCGCACACTGTTTGCTAACACTGGAGGCACTGTGAAAGCATTTAAATTTTTCCA AAGAGATCACAAGATGGCTCTTCTTCAGATGTCAACAGTGGAAGAAGCTATTCAGGCTTTGATTGATCTTCACAATTACAATCTGGGAGAAAATCACCATCTGAGAGTTTCTTTCTCAAAGTCAACTATTTAA
- the PTBP2 gene encoding polypyrimidine tract-binding protein 2 isoform X1, with protein MDGIVTDVAVGVKRGSDELLSGSVLNSPNSNMSSMVVTANGNDNKKFKSDDKMDGAPSRVLHIRKLPGEVTETEVIALGLPFGKVTNILMLKGKNQAFLELATEEAAITMVNYYSAVTPHLRNQPIYIQYSNHKELKTDNTLNQRAQAVLQAVTAVQATNAPISGTTVSESAVTPAQSPVLRIIIDNMYYPVTLDVLHQIFSKFGAVLKIITFTKNNQFQALLQYGDPVNAQQAKLALDGQNIYNACCTLRIDFSKLVNLNVKYNNDKSRDYTRPDLPSGDGQPALDPAIAAAFAKETSLLAVPGALSPLAIPNAAAAAAAAAAGRVGMPGVSAGGNTVLLVSNLNEEMVTPQSLFTLFGVYGDVQRVKILYNKKDSALIQMADGNQSQLAMSHLNGQKMYGKIIRVTLSKHQTVQLPREGLDDQGLTKDFGNSPLHRFKKPGSKNFQNIFPPSATLHLSNIPPSVAEEDLRTLFANTGGTVKAFKFFQRDHKMALLQMSTVEEAIQALIDLHNYNLGENHHLRVSFSKSTI; from the exons CCAATGGTAATGACAACAAGAAATTCAAAAGTGATGATAAAATGGATGGGGCTCCTTCTCGTGTTCTTCATATCAGGAAATTGCCTGGGGAAGTGACAGAGACAGAAGTTATTGCTTTAGGTTTACCTTTTGGTAAGGTAACCAACATCCTGATgctaaaagggaaaaatcag GCCTTCTTGGAACTTGCTACAGAAGAAGCAGCTATCACTATGGTCAATTACTACTCTGCAGTCACACCTCATCTTCGTAACCAACCTATCTATATCCAGTATTCCAATCATAAGGAACTAAAGACTGATAACACGCTTAACCAG cgGGCTCAGGCTGTTCTTCAAGCAGTGACAGCTGTGCAGGCAACGAATGCTCCCATCAGTGGGACCACTGTTAGTGAGAGTGCAGTGACTCCAGCTCAGAGTCCAGTCCTTAGAATAATTATTGACAATATGTACTATCCAGTAACCCTGGATGTTCTTCATCAG ATATTCTCTAAATTTGGTGCTGTATTGAAGATAATCACATTCACGAAGAATAACCAGTTCCAAGCTTTACTGCAGTATGGAGATCCAGTAAATGCACAGCAAGCAAAACTA GCCTTAGATGGTCAAAATATTTACAATGCTTGCTGTACCCTGCGGATTGACTTTTCCAAACTGGTGAATCTGAATGTCAAGTACAACAACGATAAAAGCAGGGACTACACTCGGCCTGATCTTCCCTCCGGTGACGGACagccagcactggacccagctATTGCTGCAGCATTTGCCAAGGAGACCTCTCTTCTAG CTGTTCCAGGAGCTCTGAGTCCTTTGGCTAttccaaatgctgctgctgcagctgcagctgctgctgctggccgtGTGGGAATGCCTGGAGTTTCAGCTGGTGGCAACACAGTCCTCCTGGTCAGCAATTTAAATGAAGAG ATGGTTACGCCCCAAAGTCTGTTTACCCTCTTCG GTGTTTATGGTGATGTGCAGCGTGTGAAGATTTTGTACAATAAGAAAGACAGTGCTCTTATACAGATGGCTGATGGAAACCAGTCACAGCTGG CCATGAGCCATCTGAACGGGCAAAAGATGTATGGGAAGATTATCCGGGTTACCCTTTCTAAACACCAGACAGTACAACTACCTCGGGAGGGGCTTGACGACCAAGGACTGACAAAAGATTTTGGTAATTCACCTCTGCATCGCTTCAAAAAGCCAGGCTCAAAAAACTTTCAGAACATATTCCCTCCTTCTGCAACGCTTCACCTCTCCAATATTCC ACCATCGGTAGCAGAAGAGGATCTCCGCACACTGTTTGCTAACACTGGAGGCACTGTGAAAGCATTTAAATTTTTCCA AAGAGATCACAAGATGGCTCTTCTTCAGATGTCAACAGTGGAAGAAGCTATTCAGGCTTTGATTGATCTTCACAATTACAATCTGGGAGAAAATCACCATCTGAGAGTTTCTTTCTCAAAGTCAACTATTTAA
- the PTBP2 gene encoding polypyrimidine tract-binding protein 2 isoform X2, with protein MDGIVTDVAVGVKRGSDELLSGSVLNSPNSNMSSMVVTANGNDNKKFKSDDKMDGAPSRVLHIRKLPGEVTETEVIALGLPFGKVTNILMLKGKNQAFLELATEEAAITMVNYYSAVTPHLRNQPIYIQYSNHKELKTDNTLNQRAQAVLQAVTAVQATNAPISGTTVSESAVTPAQSPVLRIIIDNMYYPVTLDVLHQIFSKFGAVLKIITFTKNNQFQALLQYGDPVNAQQAKLALDGQNIYNACCTLRIDFSKLVNLNVKYNNDKSRDYTRPDLPSGDGQPALDPAIAAAFAKETSLLAVPGALSPLAIPNAAAAAAAAAAGRVGMPGVSAGGNTVLLVSNLNEEMVTPQSLFTLFGVYGDVQRVKILYNKKDSALIQMADGNQSQLAMSHLNGQKMYGKIIRVTLSKHQTVQLPREGLDDQGLTKDFGNSPLHRFKKPGSKNFQNIFPPSATLHLSNIPPSVAEEDLRTLFANTGGTVKAFKFFQDHKMALLQMSTVEEAIQALIDLHNYNLGENHHLRVSFSKSTI; from the exons CCAATGGTAATGACAACAAGAAATTCAAAAGTGATGATAAAATGGATGGGGCTCCTTCTCGTGTTCTTCATATCAGGAAATTGCCTGGGGAAGTGACAGAGACAGAAGTTATTGCTTTAGGTTTACCTTTTGGTAAGGTAACCAACATCCTGATgctaaaagggaaaaatcag GCCTTCTTGGAACTTGCTACAGAAGAAGCAGCTATCACTATGGTCAATTACTACTCTGCAGTCACACCTCATCTTCGTAACCAACCTATCTATATCCAGTATTCCAATCATAAGGAACTAAAGACTGATAACACGCTTAACCAG cgGGCTCAGGCTGTTCTTCAAGCAGTGACAGCTGTGCAGGCAACGAATGCTCCCATCAGTGGGACCACTGTTAGTGAGAGTGCAGTGACTCCAGCTCAGAGTCCAGTCCTTAGAATAATTATTGACAATATGTACTATCCAGTAACCCTGGATGTTCTTCATCAG ATATTCTCTAAATTTGGTGCTGTATTGAAGATAATCACATTCACGAAGAATAACCAGTTCCAAGCTTTACTGCAGTATGGAGATCCAGTAAATGCACAGCAAGCAAAACTA GCCTTAGATGGTCAAAATATTTACAATGCTTGCTGTACCCTGCGGATTGACTTTTCCAAACTGGTGAATCTGAATGTCAAGTACAACAACGATAAAAGCAGGGACTACACTCGGCCTGATCTTCCCTCCGGTGACGGACagccagcactggacccagctATTGCTGCAGCATTTGCCAAGGAGACCTCTCTTCTAG CTGTTCCAGGAGCTCTGAGTCCTTTGGCTAttccaaatgctgctgctgcagctgcagctgctgctgctggccgtGTGGGAATGCCTGGAGTTTCAGCTGGTGGCAACACAGTCCTCCTGGTCAGCAATTTAAATGAAGAG ATGGTTACGCCCCAAAGTCTGTTTACCCTCTTCG GTGTTTATGGTGATGTGCAGCGTGTGAAGATTTTGTACAATAAGAAAGACAGTGCTCTTATACAGATGGCTGATGGAAACCAGTCACAGCTGG CCATGAGCCATCTGAACGGGCAAAAGATGTATGGGAAGATTATCCGGGTTACCCTTTCTAAACACCAGACAGTACAACTACCTCGGGAGGGGCTTGACGACCAAGGACTGACAAAAGATTTTGGTAATTCACCTCTGCATCGCTTCAAAAAGCCAGGCTCAAAAAACTTTCAGAACATATTCCCTCCTTCTGCAACGCTTCACCTCTCCAATATTCC ACCATCGGTAGCAGAAGAGGATCTCCGCACACTGTTTGCTAACACTGGAGGCACTGTGAAAGCATTTAAATTTTTCCA AGATCACAAGATGGCTCTTCTTCAGATGTCAACAGTGGAAGAAGCTATTCAGGCTTTGATTGATCTTCACAATTACAATCTGGGAGAAAATCACCATCTGAGAGTTTCTTTCTCAAAGTCAACTATTTAA
- the PTBP2 gene encoding polypyrimidine tract-binding protein 2 isoform X6 encodes MDGAPSRVLHIRKLPGEVTETEVIALGLPFGKVTNILMLKGKNQAFLELATEEAAITMVNYYSAVTPHLRNQPIYIQYSNHKELKTDNTLNQRAQAVLQAVTAVQATNAPISGTTVSESAVTPAQSPVLRIIIDNMYYPVTLDVLHQIFSKFGAVLKIITFTKNNQFQALLQYGDPVNAQQAKLALDGQNIYNACCTLRIDFSKLVNLNVKYNNDKSRDYTRPDLPSGDGQPALDPAIAAAFAKETSLLGLPVAAVPGALSPLAIPNAAAAAAAAAAGRVGMPGVSAGGNTVLLVSNLNEEMVTPQSLFTLFGVYGDVQRVKILYNKKDSALIQMADGNQSQLAMSHLNGQKMYGKIIRVTLSKHQTVQLPREGLDDQGLTKDFGNSPLHRFKKPGSKNFQNIFPPSATLHLSNIPPSVAEEDLRTLFANTGGTVKAFKFFQDHKMALLQMSTVEEAIQALIDLHNYNLGENHHLRVSFSKSTI; translated from the exons ATGGATGGGGCTCCTTCTCGTGTTCTTCATATCAGGAAATTGCCTGGGGAAGTGACAGAGACAGAAGTTATTGCTTTAGGTTTACCTTTTGGTAAGGTAACCAACATCCTGATgctaaaagggaaaaatcag GCCTTCTTGGAACTTGCTACAGAAGAAGCAGCTATCACTATGGTCAATTACTACTCTGCAGTCACACCTCATCTTCGTAACCAACCTATCTATATCCAGTATTCCAATCATAAGGAACTAAAGACTGATAACACGCTTAACCAG cgGGCTCAGGCTGTTCTTCAAGCAGTGACAGCTGTGCAGGCAACGAATGCTCCCATCAGTGGGACCACTGTTAGTGAGAGTGCAGTGACTCCAGCTCAGAGTCCAGTCCTTAGAATAATTATTGACAATATGTACTATCCAGTAACCCTGGATGTTCTTCATCAG ATATTCTCTAAATTTGGTGCTGTATTGAAGATAATCACATTCACGAAGAATAACCAGTTCCAAGCTTTACTGCAGTATGGAGATCCAGTAAATGCACAGCAAGCAAAACTA GCCTTAGATGGTCAAAATATTTACAATGCTTGCTGTACCCTGCGGATTGACTTTTCCAAACTGGTGAATCTGAATGTCAAGTACAACAACGATAAAAGCAGGGACTACACTCGGCCTGATCTTCCCTCCGGTGACGGACagccagcactggacccagctATTGCTGCAGCATTTGCCAAGGAGACCTCTCTTCTAG ggCTTCCTGTTGCAGCTGTTCCAGGAGCTCTGAGTCCTTTGGCTAttccaaatgctgctgctgcagctgcagctgctgctgctggccgtGTGGGAATGCCTGGAGTTTCAGCTGGTGGCAACACAGTCCTCCTGGTCAGCAATTTAAATGAAGAG ATGGTTACGCCCCAAAGTCTGTTTACCCTCTTCG GTGTTTATGGTGATGTGCAGCGTGTGAAGATTTTGTACAATAAGAAAGACAGTGCTCTTATACAGATGGCTGATGGAAACCAGTCACAGCTGG CCATGAGCCATCTGAACGGGCAAAAGATGTATGGGAAGATTATCCGGGTTACCCTTTCTAAACACCAGACAGTACAACTACCTCGGGAGGGGCTTGACGACCAAGGACTGACAAAAGATTTTGGTAATTCACCTCTGCATCGCTTCAAAAAGCCAGGCTCAAAAAACTTTCAGAACATATTCCCTCCTTCTGCAACGCTTCACCTCTCCAATATTCC ACCATCGGTAGCAGAAGAGGATCTCCGCACACTGTTTGCTAACACTGGAGGCACTGTGAAAGCATTTAAATTTTTCCA AGATCACAAGATGGCTCTTCTTCAGATGTCAACAGTGGAAGAAGCTATTCAGGCTTTGATTGATCTTCACAATTACAATCTGGGAGAAAATCACCATCTGAGAGTTTCTTTCTCAAAGTCAACTATTTAA
- the PTBP2 gene encoding polypyrimidine tract-binding protein 2 isoform X3 produces the protein MDGAPSRVLHIRKLPGEVTETEVIALGLPFGKVTNILMLKGKNQAFLELATEEAAITMVNYYSAVTPHLRNQPIYIQYSNHKELKTDNTLNQRAQAVLQAVTAVQATNAPISGTTVSESAVTPAQSPVLRIIIDNMYYPVTLDVLHQIFSKFGAVLKIITFTKNNQFQALLQYGDPVNAQQAKLALDGQNIYNACCTLRIDFSKLVNLNVKYNNDKSRDYTRPDLPSGDGQPALDPAIAAAFAKETSLLGECFSIPQLARLPVAAVPGALSPLAIPNAAAAAAAAAAGRVGMPGVSAGGNTVLLVSNLNEEMVTPQSLFTLFGVYGDVQRVKILYNKKDSALIQMADGNQSQLAMSHLNGQKMYGKIIRVTLSKHQTVQLPREGLDDQGLTKDFGNSPLHRFKKPGSKNFQNIFPPSATLHLSNIPPSVAEEDLRTLFANTGGTVKAFKFFQRDHKMALLQMSTVEEAIQALIDLHNYNLGENHHLRVSFSKSTI, from the exons ATGGATGGGGCTCCTTCTCGTGTTCTTCATATCAGGAAATTGCCTGGGGAAGTGACAGAGACAGAAGTTATTGCTTTAGGTTTACCTTTTGGTAAGGTAACCAACATCCTGATgctaaaagggaaaaatcag GCCTTCTTGGAACTTGCTACAGAAGAAGCAGCTATCACTATGGTCAATTACTACTCTGCAGTCACACCTCATCTTCGTAACCAACCTATCTATATCCAGTATTCCAATCATAAGGAACTAAAGACTGATAACACGCTTAACCAG cgGGCTCAGGCTGTTCTTCAAGCAGTGACAGCTGTGCAGGCAACGAATGCTCCCATCAGTGGGACCACTGTTAGTGAGAGTGCAGTGACTCCAGCTCAGAGTCCAGTCCTTAGAATAATTATTGACAATATGTACTATCCAGTAACCCTGGATGTTCTTCATCAG ATATTCTCTAAATTTGGTGCTGTATTGAAGATAATCACATTCACGAAGAATAACCAGTTCCAAGCTTTACTGCAGTATGGAGATCCAGTAAATGCACAGCAAGCAAAACTA GCCTTAGATGGTCAAAATATTTACAATGCTTGCTGTACCCTGCGGATTGACTTTTCCAAACTGGTGAATCTGAATGTCAAGTACAACAACGATAAAAGCAGGGACTACACTCGGCCTGATCTTCCCTCCGGTGACGGACagccagcactggacccagctATTGCTGCAGCATTTGCCAAGGAGACCTCTCTTCTAG GGGAGTGCTTTTCTATCCCCCAGCTAGCTA ggCTTCCTGTTGCAGCTGTTCCAGGAGCTCTGAGTCCTTTGGCTAttccaaatgctgctgctgcagctgcagctgctgctgctggccgtGTGGGAATGCCTGGAGTTTCAGCTGGTGGCAACACAGTCCTCCTGGTCAGCAATTTAAATGAAGAG ATGGTTACGCCCCAAAGTCTGTTTACCCTCTTCG GTGTTTATGGTGATGTGCAGCGTGTGAAGATTTTGTACAATAAGAAAGACAGTGCTCTTATACAGATGGCTGATGGAAACCAGTCACAGCTGG CCATGAGCCATCTGAACGGGCAAAAGATGTATGGGAAGATTATCCGGGTTACCCTTTCTAAACACCAGACAGTACAACTACCTCGGGAGGGGCTTGACGACCAAGGACTGACAAAAGATTTTGGTAATTCACCTCTGCATCGCTTCAAAAAGCCAGGCTCAAAAAACTTTCAGAACATATTCCCTCCTTCTGCAACGCTTCACCTCTCCAATATTCC ACCATCGGTAGCAGAAGAGGATCTCCGCACACTGTTTGCTAACACTGGAGGCACTGTGAAAGCATTTAAATTTTTCCA AAGAGATCACAAGATGGCTCTTCTTCAGATGTCAACAGTGGAAGAAGCTATTCAGGCTTTGATTGATCTTCACAATTACAATCTGGGAGAAAATCACCATCTGAGAGTTTCTTTCTCAAAGTCAACTATTTAA